A genome region from Gigantopelta aegis isolate Gae_Host chromosome 3, Gae_host_genome, whole genome shotgun sequence includes the following:
- the LOC121367281 gene encoding glutamate receptor ionotropic, kainate 2-like: MLMESSTADFYTTYNCDLMLYGNTLFSTGLGFASPRGSPIRDHISKAVLELKEDGTIHQLYNKWWDRRRCGKYEEEQAKFDKKKDLPFKAYAVNPRDMAVAFLLLMVGVIAAVVFLVVENVVSRMRTTKFAPGSVQARTHTEDRITGDRIERFSADGDTKPESGDGARGQP; encoded by the exons ATGCTGATGGAGTCGTCCACGGCCGACTTCTACACGACGTACAACTGCGATCTGATGCTGTATGGAAACACGCTGTTCTCCACCGGGCTGGGATTTGCTTCTCCGAGAG GTTCGCCTATTCGAGACCACATCAGCAAGGCCGTGCTGGAGCTGAAGGAAGACGGGACGATCCACCAGCTGTACAACAAGTGGTGGGACAGGCGGCGCTGCGGCAAGTACGAGGAGGAACAGGCCAAGTTCGACAAGAAGAAGGATCTGCCGTTCAAGGCGTACGCCGTCAACCCCCGGGACATGGCCGTCGCGTTCCTCCTGCTCATGGTGGGCGTCATCGCCGCCGTCGTCTTCCTCGTCGTCGAGAACGTCGTCAGCAGGATGAGAACCACG aaatttGCACCAGGTTCCGTGCAGGCTCGCACACACACCGAGGATCGAATTACCGGGGACAGGATAGAACGGTTCTCTGCTGACGGTGACACGAAACCGGAATCCGGAGATGGTGCCAGAGGTCAACCTTGA
- the LOC121368861 gene encoding protein ALP1-like, giving the protein MDLQLANAALALDQDILQNRLLLQTEEDRRRRTGERTPRTMFCRDWFLRREEFSQYHQLMEELRREDVDLVDRLSPRIKKKDTWFQKALPPGLKVTVTLRHLATGDSYHSLMYSFTVAHNTISYMVKEVCEAIVAEYSKEVLNIPTDPDAWRSASELFNTRWQFPHAVGALDGKHVAIKKKKKGESMYFNYKRYHSIVLMALVDADYKFMWVNVGSPGSCSDAQIWNDCDLREHIFTDRIGWPQPDPLPHDDTDTPYYIIGDEAFALRTWLMKPFSRRHMDHEERIFNYRLSRARRVVENAFGILANCFSCLLTTLRHNPSTVESIVLACVCLHNVMRILYPQEQNGLIDNNSQGG; this is encoded by the exons ATGGATCTCCAACTGGCAAATGCTGCCCTAGCCCTGGACCAAGATATACTGCAAAACAGGCTGCTGCTCCAGACGGAAGAGGACAGAAGACGAAGAACAGGAGAGAGGACCCCACGCACCATGTTTTGCAGGGACTGGTTCCTGCGACGTGAAGAGTTCAGCCAGTACCACCAACTAATGGAGGAGCTGAGGAGGGAGGATGTG GACCTGGTGGACAGGCTGAGCCCAAGAATCAAGAAGAAGGACACCTGGTTCCAGAAGGCACTACCGCCTGGTCTAAAAGTTACAGTCACTCTGCGGCACCTCGCCACTGGGGACAGTTACCACTCGCTGATGTACTCTTTCACAGTAGCCCACAATACCATCTCTTACATGGTCAAAGAAGTTTGCGAGGCCATCGTAGCAGAGTACTCGAAAGAGGTCCTCAACATCCCCACAGACCCAGACGCGTGGCGAAGTGCATCAGAATTATTCAACACCAGGTGGCAGTTTCCACATGCTGTCGGCGCACTGGATGGGAAGCACGtggctataaaaaaaaaaaagaagggcgAATCCATGTACTTCAACTACAAGAGGTACCACTCCATCGTCCTTATGGCTCTGGTCGACGCTGACTACAAGTTCATGTGGGTCAACGTCGGCTCCCCCGGCTCCTGTTCAGATGCGCAGATCTGGAATGACTGTGACCTAAGAGAACACATCTTTACCGACCGCATCGGCTGGCCACAGCCAGATCCTCTACCTCATGATGACACGGACACACCATACTACATCATTGGTGATGAAGCATTCGCTCTCAGAACATGGTTGATGAAACCTTTTTCAAGGCGGCACATGGACCATGAAGAGAGAATCTTCAATTATCGACTATCTCGAGCCAGGAGAGTGGTGGAGAATGCATTTGGTATACTGGCCAACTGCTTCAGCTGTCTACTCACCACGCTGAGACACAATCCCAGTACTGTCGAGTCCATCGTCCTAGCCTGCGTTTGCCTGCACAACGTCATGAGGATCCTCTACCCACAAGAGCAGAATGGTCTGATTGACAACAACAGCCAG GGCGGCTAA